In the genome of Hyphomonas sp. Mor2, one region contains:
- a CDS encoding TauD/TfdA family dioxygenase, whose product MSLKVESTGAICGAVVTGIDLREDLSDDLVAELRAHWVEHKLLIYPDQQLTDTDLERVTLYFGEFGEDPFFGHIEGHEHIAAIQRNADEKTPIFAETFHTDWSFLEIPPAGTLLYGIKIPPHGGNTRFADQVAAYERLPDDLREKAEALTAIHSAELGYAPKGVYGDDDQESGRSMKIIPSEKALEKQEHPFVRTHRETGKKALYSSPSYIQGFAGLDPEESTSLMMAFYLHQVADDLVYSHKWEKDMLVMWDNRSLLHAASGGYDGYDRLLHRLTIADTEF is encoded by the coding sequence ATGAGCCTGAAAGTAGAATCGACGGGTGCGATTTGCGGCGCTGTCGTCACGGGAATAGACCTGCGCGAGGACCTGTCTGACGATTTGGTCGCCGAGCTGAGGGCGCATTGGGTTGAACATAAGTTGTTGATCTATCCCGACCAGCAGCTCACAGACACTGATCTGGAACGCGTGACGCTGTATTTCGGTGAGTTTGGGGAAGACCCGTTCTTCGGACACATTGAAGGTCACGAGCACATCGCCGCCATCCAGCGCAATGCCGACGAGAAGACGCCGATTTTTGCCGAAACGTTTCATACTGACTGGAGCTTCCTGGAAATTCCTCCGGCCGGAACCTTGCTCTATGGCATCAAAATCCCTCCGCACGGGGGAAATACACGATTTGCCGATCAGGTTGCTGCCTATGAACGCCTGCCAGATGATCTCAGGGAAAAAGCGGAGGCGCTGACCGCAATTCACTCTGCAGAGCTCGGATATGCGCCCAAAGGCGTCTATGGCGATGACGATCAGGAGTCTGGGCGCAGTATGAAGATCATTCCGAGTGAGAAGGCTCTGGAGAAGCAGGAACACCCGTTTGTACGCACACATCGCGAGACCGGAAAAAAGGCGCTGTATAGCTCGCCCTCCTATATTCAAGGCTTCGCCGGGCTCGATCCGGAGGAGAGCACTTCGCTTATGATGGCCTTCTATCTGCACCAGGTTGCAGACGATCTCGTGTACTCCCACAAGTGGGAAAAGGACATGTTGGTCATGTGGGACAATCGTTCGCTGCTACATGCTGCATCTGGCGGTTATGACGGCTATGATCGGTTGCTCCATCGCTTGACCATTGCCGATACCGAGTTCTGA
- a CDS encoding succinate dehydrogenase assembly factor 2: MSQSPLDERRRKIKFRAWRRGFREMDLLMGSFADAHLAAMSDEDLAEFERLLSTPDWEVYAWLVGQKEIPGNFKSPLLQRMMEFRYEAHAG; the protein is encoded by the coding sequence ATGAGCCAATCGCCGCTGGACGAACGCCGTCGAAAAATAAAATTCCGTGCCTGGCGCCGCGGCTTTCGTGAGATGGACTTGCTCATGGGCTCTTTTGCGGATGCGCATCTTGCAGCGATGAGTGATGAAGATCTCGCAGAATTCGAACGCCTGCTTTCGACTCCAGACTGGGAGGTCTACGCCTGGCTCGTAGGTCAAAAGGAAATCCCTGGTAACTTTAAAAGCCCACTGCTGCAGAGAATGATGGAGTTTCGCTACGAAGCGCATGCTGGTTAG
- the recG gene encoding ATP-dependent DNA helicase RecG — translation MRDERLFPLFQPLDALPGIGPKLKPVLERLVDGETIWDLLLHMPERWLDRRPRDSFDDLIPEEVATVKGEVHAVKAPYNDRAPTRIQLFDGSGFLTITYFRADSRWLQAQYPVGKERIVSGKITEWQGERQMSHPDFVMDPARGEAPPPVEPIYPLTAGLTNKRVHTSTQAAVELIADDLPEWIDPNLVALESWPHFKQAMKLVHAPDAWDEEATLRARTRLAYDEALARELTFARARAARRSSEANVVPPQSDALNRLVATLPYKPTGAQIRATKEIMADLGQSFPMRRMLQGDVGSGKTLVGTFSAVQAAEGGFQTAFMAPTEVLARQQFDTLDQLLSPLGYSVAVLTGRDKGKAREATLIGLAEGSIQVVAGTHALFQEGVSFKSLAMVIVDEQHRFGVADRMKLMSKGKFPHMLVMSATPIPRTLAQTVHGDLDVSILDEKPAGRQPVETRAIPDTRMEDVITAVGRALDRGERVFWVCPRVDADEEDGSSAVARAAMLKDALRTEVGLVHGRMKGADKDTALEAFRTGETRLLVATTVIEVGVDVPEATIMVIERAEGFGLAQLHQLRGRVGRGSAASFCLLLYRQPLTETARERLDTLRRTEDGFEIAEADFKLRGAGDLLGKAQSGLVDYRLIDITEHAPLIDVAAKDAQMAMESAETIDPKRAEGLGLLSQLLSPDLRFSD, via the coding sequence ATGCGCGATGAACGCCTGTTTCCCCTGTTTCAGCCGCTTGATGCCCTCCCCGGCATCGGTCCGAAGCTGAAGCCCGTCCTGGAACGACTGGTTGATGGAGAGACGATCTGGGACCTGCTCCTGCACATGCCCGAACGCTGGCTTGATCGGCGCCCTCGGGACAGCTTCGACGACCTCATCCCCGAAGAGGTTGCCACCGTGAAGGGGGAAGTTCACGCCGTAAAAGCCCCTTACAATGATCGCGCTCCGACGCGCATCCAGCTATTTGATGGTTCGGGCTTTCTCACCATCACCTATTTTCGGGCCGACTCGCGCTGGCTGCAGGCCCAGTATCCAGTGGGCAAAGAACGCATCGTCTCCGGCAAGATTACCGAGTGGCAAGGCGAACGCCAGATGAGCCATCCGGATTTCGTCATGGATCCCGCGCGCGGCGAAGCCCCTCCGCCCGTCGAACCGATCTATCCGCTGACGGCGGGCCTTACCAATAAACGCGTCCATACCTCGACCCAGGCGGCGGTTGAGTTGATTGCAGACGACTTGCCCGAATGGATCGATCCTAACCTGGTTGCACTGGAGAGCTGGCCCCACTTCAAGCAGGCCATGAAATTGGTCCATGCGCCGGACGCATGGGATGAAGAAGCGACTCTTCGAGCCCGTACGCGCCTCGCCTATGATGAAGCTCTCGCCCGGGAGTTGACGTTCGCTCGCGCCCGCGCTGCGCGACGATCGAGCGAGGCGAACGTGGTTCCACCCCAAAGCGATGCCCTCAACCGACTCGTCGCCACCTTGCCCTACAAACCCACTGGGGCGCAGATCCGCGCCACCAAGGAGATCATGGCCGACCTGGGCCAGTCTTTCCCGATGCGCCGCATGTTGCAGGGCGATGTTGGATCGGGAAAGACTTTGGTTGGCACATTCTCGGCAGTCCAAGCCGCTGAGGGTGGCTTTCAAACCGCCTTCATGGCCCCGACGGAGGTGCTCGCGCGCCAGCAATTCGATACGCTGGATCAGCTGCTCTCCCCGCTCGGCTATTCCGTCGCCGTTCTGACCGGCCGAGACAAAGGCAAGGCGCGTGAGGCAACCCTGATTGGATTGGCGGAGGGATCGATCCAGGTTGTCGCTGGTACGCATGCCCTGTTTCAGGAAGGTGTAAGCTTCAAGAGCCTCGCCATGGTGATTGTCGACGAACAGCATCGATTCGGCGTCGCTGATCGGATGAAACTGATGAGCAAGGGCAAATTTCCGCACATGCTGGTCATGTCGGCCACGCCTATTCCGCGGACGCTAGCGCAGACTGTTCACGGGGATCTGGATGTCTCCATCCTTGATGAAAAACCGGCCGGACGCCAACCTGTCGAAACCCGCGCCATCCCGGACACACGCATGGAAGATGTCATCACCGCAGTTGGACGCGCGCTCGATCGAGGTGAGCGGGTGTTCTGGGTTTGCCCGCGCGTTGATGCGGATGAGGAAGACGGCAGCTCCGCGGTGGCGCGAGCCGCGATGCTGAAAGATGCGCTGCGCACGGAGGTCGGCCTTGTTCATGGGCGCATGAAGGGCGCGGATAAGGACACCGCCCTGGAAGCCTTCCGCACCGGTGAGACCCGGCTTCTCGTCGCAACGACGGTGATCGAAGTCGGCGTCGATGTTCCTGAAGCGACAATCATGGTGATCGAACGGGCGGAGGGTTTCGGCCTGGCGCAACTGCATCAACTCAGAGGTCGAGTTGGCCGCGGCAGCGCGGCGAGTTTCTGCTTGTTGCTCTATCGACAACCCCTCACGGAAACGGCACGTGAGCGCCTGGACACGCTACGGCGCACAGAGGATGGATTCGAGATCGCTGAAGCAGACTTCAAACTGCGCGGCGCTGGAGATCTTCTCGGCAAGGCACAGTCTGGATTGGTGGACTACCGTCTGATCGATATTACGGAACATGCGCCATTGATCGATGTCGCCGCCAAGGATGCTCAAATGGCGATGGAAAGCGCCGAGACAATCGATCCAAAACGCGCGGAAGGCCTAGGCCTGTTGAGCCAGCTTCTCAGTCCCGATCTCAGGTTCAGCGACTGA
- a CDS encoding DUF502 domain-containing protein, translated as MPKGRTPDEMIPDMGQPRKLGLFAWLRGRFFAGMVIAAPLAATFFILQFLITFIDNRVGPLLPPLLKPETYTNYAIPGFGVLVLVVALTVLGAVTANLIGRSLISFTDRILSRIPLVRNVYAAIKQLTEVLANNQQASFDRCVMVEYPKKDSWCIGFVSSNAKGEIGVKMGTEKIGVFVPTTPNPTSGFLIYVDETETVPLEMTVEEGAKMILTAGLVVPDFDPDAVDDAPSVAEPEIGTEKLAQQA; from the coding sequence ATGCCCAAGGGAAGAACCCCCGACGAGATGATCCCGGACATGGGACAACCAAGAAAGCTCGGCCTGTTCGCATGGCTGCGAGGTCGATTCTTCGCGGGCATGGTGATCGCGGCGCCTTTGGCTGCGACCTTCTTCATCCTGCAATTCCTGATCACCTTCATCGACAACCGGGTCGGGCCGTTGCTTCCACCATTGCTCAAGCCAGAGACTTATACCAATTACGCCATTCCGGGCTTTGGCGTATTGGTGCTGGTCGTCGCGTTGACCGTACTCGGTGCGGTGACGGCGAACCTGATCGGGCGCTCTCTGATTTCGTTTACCGATCGCATTCTCAGCCGCATTCCGCTGGTCCGAAACGTCTATGCCGCAATCAAACAGCTGACAGAGGTACTGGCCAACAATCAGCAGGCCAGTTTTGATCGCTGCGTCATGGTCGAATATCCGAAAAAGGACTCCTGGTGCATCGGATTTGTGTCGTCGAACGCAAAAGGTGAAATCGGGGTCAAGATGGGGACCGAGAAGATTGGTGTCTTTGTGCCAACCACACCGAACCCCACTTCCGGTTTTCTGATCTATGTCGATGAAACAGAAACCGTGCCGCTGGAAATGACGGTCGAAGAAGGTGCAAAAATGATCCTGACGGCCGGACTGGTCGTGCCTGACTTTGATCCCGACGCTGTCGACGACGCCCCGTCAGTCGCTGAACCTGAGATCGGGACTGAGAAGCTGGCTCAACAGGCCTAG